The following are encoded in a window of Fibrobacter sp. UWB13 genomic DNA:
- a CDS encoding diadenylate cyclase → MSMDQRTIDQFMWGYQDLYYFNLKHFAENYFNVILPGIFKQVFIIGTLLPGKNDNDKVCIQQEETFYKQEDFNDVDDLTVQLQHVSPENYTFYDHPGLQESHQRAIKVHALRDAIKKCIEKKSAINRDVLTFVSTAVPIEKYNVSLVLQLNKKEYDSFYKLNLTSYSRFRISKSIVDSAVPLFFSEAQKCLVDGNSNGWDLSSVDISSLIKQAGNNFLGAVSIKGDNVAESYGLFDSLNTISSLKYESSDACGKIIVARKNHSNIRVEIEFEQGYSIRRPRLIRKLLELTNDDLCLLCDAVNVYGIGRLIGEYIPTNEDLFQINIPGHYQWELIHDRKKLLLSKYGNPYLPKAVFSQEEFNSRTKRIFNDLSEKKLSELYHCINTLVLEHKGGILVVSDHAMDEAKRLKNQSISIVPMALTPDNVKKLSSIDGAVLVDTNCICYSIGTILDGIANDNGNPERGSRYNSSVRYCDYRRSRNEKVVVVIISEDGMVDIIPKLRPILKKNDIVRLVEEYKNFPLNDEFDLNKYYKARDRLYELSFYLSQNQCDEINKKRHESEDFIKKNNFTRLYIARDDVKPDPKFDESYLE, encoded by the coding sequence ATGAGTATGGATCAAAGAACAATAGATCAGTTTATGTGGGGGTATCAGGATCTTTATTATTTCAATTTGAAGCACTTTGCTGAAAACTACTTCAATGTAATATTACCTGGAATTTTTAAGCAGGTTTTTATTATTGGGACTTTGTTGCCTGGAAAAAATGATAATGACAAAGTTTGTATTCAGCAGGAAGAAACTTTTTATAAACAAGAGGATTTTAATGATGTTGACGACCTTACGGTACAACTGCAACATGTCTCTCCAGAAAATTACACATTTTATGATCACCCAGGTTTACAAGAATCGCATCAGCGCGCTATAAAAGTACATGCATTACGAGACGCTATAAAAAAATGTATTGAAAAAAAATCTGCGATTAATAGGGATGTGTTGACATTTGTATCTACTGCGGTTCCAATAGAAAAATATAATGTTTCCCTTGTACTGCAATTGAATAAAAAGGAATATGATTCCTTTTATAAATTAAATCTAACTTCATATAGCCGATTTAGAATTTCAAAATCAATAGTTGATTCAGCTGTTCCTTTGTTTTTTTCTGAAGCCCAAAAATGTCTTGTTGATGGAAATAGTAATGGATGGGATTTAAGTTCTGTTGATATTAGTAGTCTTATAAAACAAGCTGGGAATAATTTTTTGGGGGCAGTGTCCATCAAGGGTGATAATGTTGCTGAAAGTTATGGACTTTTTGATTCGTTAAATACAATTTCTTCTTTAAAGTATGAATCCTCAGATGCTTGTGGAAAGATAATTGTTGCGCGAAAAAATCATTCCAATATCCGGGTAGAAATAGAATTTGAACAAGGTTACTCCATTCGCAGACCTAGACTTATTCGAAAACTACTTGAACTGACCAACGATGATTTGTGCTTGTTATGTGATGCGGTGAATGTTTATGGAATAGGGCGACTAATAGGCGAATATATTCCTACAAATGAGGATTTGTTCCAAATAAATATTCCTGGACATTATCAATGGGAATTAATACACGATAGAAAAAAACTTTTGCTGTCAAAATACGGAAATCCTTATTTGCCTAAGGCTGTTTTTTCACAAGAAGAATTTAATTCAAGAACAAAGAGAATATTCAATGATTTATCAGAGAAAAAATTGTCTGAATTGTATCATTGCATAAATACATTAGTTCTTGAACATAAAGGAGGAATTTTAGTTGTAAGTGACCATGCAATGGACGAAGCCAAACGTTTGAAAAATCAAAGTATTTCCATAGTGCCAATGGCCCTTACGCCGGATAACGTTAAAAAGTTATCTTCTATTGATGGAGCCGTTCTTGTTGATACCAATTGTATTTGCTACTCAATAGGAACGATTCTTGATGGAATTGCAAATGACAACGGAAATCCAGAACGGGGTTCTAGATATAATAGTTCTGTTCGTTATTGTGATTATAGAAGAAGTCGAAACGAAAAAGTTGTTGTCGTTATCATTTCCGAAGATGGAATGGTTGATATTATCCCCAAATTGCGTCCAATTTTGAAAAAGAACGATATTGTGCGGTTGGTTGAAGAGTATAAAAATTTTCCGTTGAATGACGAATTTGATCTAAATAAGTATTATAAGGCTAGGGATCGATTATATGAATTAAGTTTTTATCTGTCGCAAAATCAATGTGATGAGATCAATAAGAAAAGACATGAATCCGAAGACTTTATAAAGAAAAATAATTTTACACGTCTGTATATTGCTCGTGATGATGTGAAACCGGATCCCAAATTCGATGAATCTTATTTAGAATAA